CCATTATCGGTTTTTTAACGGGCATCCTTCCGGGTGCCGGTGCAGCGATGGCAGCTCTGATCTCTTATGCGGTATCTAAAGCATTCTCCAATAACAAAAATGCCTACGGAAAGGGCAGTCTGGAGGGGATCACCGCAGCAGAGGCATCAAATAATGCTATGTGCCCCGGTGCCATCATTCCACTTCTGACATTTGGTATTCCCGGGGATGCGGTAACAGCCCTGATTCTCGGTGTATTCAATCTGCATGGGCTCATACCTGGACCGATGCTTATGATCGAACATTCCGATAAGCTTGGCCCAATGCTGTTAGCCTTTTTGTTTACGCCATTTCTAATCGTCATTTCTCTTTTTGCCTTTGGTAGATATTATATTAAGATTCCACTTGTGAATAGGCAGTTGTTGTATCCGTTTATTGCCTTTACAGCCATGATTGGTCTCTATGCAGCTACATTTTCCATGCTGCAGCTCCTTCATGCAACTATTCTCGGATTTGTGATTTTTTTACTCAGTGCCAGAGATTATCCAACCGTGCCTTTTTTGCTGGGTTTTATTCTTGGTCCCCTTTTGGAGAAAACCTTCAGAACAAGCATGTCTCTGGCAAAGGGTGATATAACAACGTTTGTCCGATCACCATACAGCCTTTTATTTCTGGTGCTCACGGTGGTCATGATTTATTTTCTCGGTTTCAGATTACCCAAAATTTTGAAAAAGTGAGTTTCGGATCTGATCTGTTACCAAACCAAACTTTACAAGGAGGCTTTCTCATGAAACAAACAAGACTATTATTGACGTTGATTTTTTGCGTATTTTTCCTTTCATCATATGTTTCTGCCGGTGATTATCCCGACAAAGACATCAAGCACATAATGCCTTGGGGTGCTGGTGGCGGGACCGATACTGTCATGCGTGGGTTCATGAAAAATATGGAAGATAATTTAGGAGTCAAAATCTACACAGTCAACATAACAGGAGCCAAAAGCGGCTTGGGTGTATCAGAGCTGATGAATTCTAAAGCAGATGGATACACTATCGGCTCCCTCACCTATGACGGGGTTGTTACAGTTCCTTACTTCGGGCTTCTGTCAAGCTATTCTCTGGATAGACTCAATTTCATCGCAACCGTTACTGTACATCCTACTGTATTGGTTGCCAATACAGATTCACCTTATAACAATCTTTCAGATCTGATAGAAGCAGCTAAAAAATCTCCTGGAGAAATTCAGATTTCAAATGTGGGCATGGGCGGAGTGTGGCACCTGCCTGTTCTTGAATTGGAAGAAAAAGCCGGAGTTCAATTTGATCATGTGGTTTTTTCCGGAGGCTCCGGAGAACAGAAAGAGGCACTGCTGAAAAAAGAGACAGAAATCGCCTGTATGAGCATCGGAGCAGCGGTTCCGCTTTTACATGCAAAAAAAATTAAGGTTCTCGGCGTGATGTCTGAAGACCGTCTTGAAGTTTATAAAGATGTTCCGACTATGAAAGAACAAGGATATGATGTTGTCTGGGGAAGTGCCCGGATGATAGCGGTGCCTGAAGGTGTTTCTCAGGAAATTCAAACAGCCCTTGGTGAAGCGGCAAAGAAAACAGCCAATAACCCTAAATGGAAAAAATGGCTGGAAAAAAATGGAGGAGGCTGGGCCTATTTGGATGCTAAAGAGACCAATAATTTTGTGACGTCATTGCAGAATAAGGTTTTTCCCCTTCTGGATGATCTTGTAGCCAAGGGCCTGATTAAAAAAAATAACTAATCAAGAGTATCCGCAAGGGAAAAACATTTAACAATTCAAATCAACTGGAGCAAAAGATGGGTATGACAGGGGCACAAATAATCCTGGAAATGCTGAAACAATATAATGTCAAGCATGTATTCGGACTTCCGGGTGAAACGACCATTGGTCTTTACGATCAATGGCTTAACGAACCCGAAATTAAATATATTCTTACCAGAGATGAGAAAAATTCTGCATTCATGGCTGAGGCGTATTCAAAGGTCAGTGGCAAACCTGGGGTTGTAGAATCACCCAGCCCAGGTGTTACTCACCCTGCGCCAGGGATCGCAGAAGCTTTCGTAGGCAGTATTCCTCTGATTTTTTTCACCTCTGATGTAAATCCCAATGACCATAAAAGGGGAATGTTGACCGGCATAGATCAGACAGATTTTTATTCCACTATCACCAAAGAAAGCTTTGTTCTGGATCGGGCCAAAGAGATCCCTTTTCTCATGCGCCGGGCCTTTCGGGTGGCAACTTCAGGAAAACCTGGGCCAGTCCATCTTAGAATGATGGTCAATTGTCTTGATGATGAAGCAGAGGTAAATGACCTGTATGGCCAGCCGGAATGCTGCAGTTATCCTTCGTATCGAAATATTGCAGAACCCCGCCTGATTGAGGAGGCCTTGAACCTCTTGATGGATGCAAAAGAGCCCCTGATTATCTGCGGACAAGGTGCACTGAGTTCAGGAGCAGGTCCAGTTGTCGAGAAATTATCTGAAATGCTTGAAATTCCGGTTGGCA
Above is a window of Desulfotignum balticum DSM 7044 DNA encoding:
- a CDS encoding tripartite tricarboxylate transporter substrate binding protein translates to MKQTRLLLTLIFCVFFLSSYVSAGDYPDKDIKHIMPWGAGGGTDTVMRGFMKNMEDNLGVKIYTVNITGAKSGLGVSELMNSKADGYTIGSLTYDGVVTVPYFGLLSSYSLDRLNFIATVTVHPTVLVANTDSPYNNLSDLIEAAKKSPGEIQISNVGMGGVWHLPVLELEEKAGVQFDHVVFSGGSGEQKEALLKKETEIACMSIGAAVPLLHAKKIKVLGVMSEDRLEVYKDVPTMKEQGYDVVWGSARMIAVPEGVSQEIQTALGEAAKKTANNPKWKKWLEKNGGGWAYLDAKETNNFVTSLQNKVFPLLDDLVAKGLIKKNN